One window of the Natrinema sp. CBA1119 genome contains the following:
- a CDS encoding metallophosphoesterase, whose product MTTGTSAFDDTVSFDHRRIDLENRDDVYVIGDVHGCLDALETLLETLDLGSNDLAVFVGDLVRKGPESEAVLDRVRRSPRLLSVRGNNERKLLEGEASLPALDAVDSQYLQSLPTAISWDGGLVVHGGIDPSRPLAAHSAGDVLTMRSPDGDGYDGPFWFETYEGPPRVFFGHTVLDGPIDREWAVGLDTGCVYGGTLTAYDVRRDRFHSVAGADHVERPSEKFVALDES is encoded by the coding sequence GTGACGACCGGGACCTCCGCGTTCGACGACACGGTATCGTTCGATCACCGACGTATCGACCTCGAGAACCGGGACGACGTCTACGTCATCGGTGACGTCCACGGCTGTCTCGACGCGCTCGAGACACTGCTGGAGACGCTCGATCTCGGCAGTAACGATCTGGCCGTGTTCGTCGGGGATCTGGTTCGAAAGGGGCCGGAGAGTGAGGCCGTACTCGATCGCGTCAGACGGTCGCCGCGGTTGCTCTCGGTCAGGGGAAACAACGAGCGAAAGCTGCTCGAGGGCGAGGCCTCGCTGCCGGCCCTCGACGCGGTCGACTCCCAGTATCTTCAGTCGCTTCCGACGGCGATCTCGTGGGACGGCGGCCTCGTTGTTCACGGTGGCATCGACCCGAGCAGGCCGCTGGCGGCCCACTCTGCGGGGGACGTGTTGACGATGCGGTCGCCTGACGGCGACGGCTACGACGGTCCCTTCTGGTTCGAGACCTACGAGGGACCGCCGCGGGTCTTTTTCGGCCACACCGTCCTCGACGGCCCGATCGATCGGGAGTGGGCGGTCGGCCTCGATACGGGGTGTGTCTACGGCGGAACGCTCACGGCCTACGACGTCCGGCGCGATCGGTTCCACAGCGTCGCCGGAGCCGATCACGTGGAACGACCGTCCGAGAAGTTCGTCGCGCTCGACGAGAGTTGA
- a CDS encoding PQQ-binding-like beta-propeller repeat protein, whose amino-acid sequence MSEHAAPRDGSPDRDASSDRNADDAEADRSRSGAGGARFTRRTLLSTAGTAGAVGLAGCTARQHRAPPDCGPVATAAETADGYVPLPADDDVSMFRRGLRRYGYYPEETVPSSVTVDWSFPVNRIGHTAAKSTPRPTPDGETVLIAGDDGRIHAVRPTGEHRWERETGAGRSLGFHGTPAIADGTAYIGGYDGELYAVDIDSGSTIWHTRMREFGDAIAIGSSPAYVDGSLYLLTEHKNPASGALWEVDAATGNPTWSDDRIWGMPHPSPAIDCEAGRLVTGSNDGVVYCWEFPSLEFAWSFQAGGEGGPDGKSMADGRFTLGAQIKGTIPTYDGAAFVGSWDGRFYRLDLADGSEEWSFDTGDVVMSNPAIDPDQGIVYVGSDSHYVYALEAATGDELWSTDVDGHVIGSITATAETILVGSYDTHLYALDRESGDRRWRVENHGHVTSGAIPRDGRIYYAERGVFSNYYDDDEETVLEKPGRAYCLVPDE is encoded by the coding sequence GTGAGCGAGCACGCCGCCCCTCGAGACGGGTCCCCCGATCGGGACGCGAGTTCGGATCGGAACGCCGACGACGCGGAAGCCGATCGGAGCCGTTCCGGAGCCGGCGGTGCTCGATTCACCAGACGGACGCTTCTCAGTACCGCGGGAACGGCCGGTGCAGTCGGTCTCGCGGGCTGTACCGCACGCCAGCACCGCGCGCCGCCGGACTGCGGCCCCGTCGCGACCGCCGCCGAAACCGCGGACGGCTACGTGCCGCTGCCGGCAGACGACGACGTGTCGATGTTCCGTCGCGGACTACGACGGTACGGCTACTACCCCGAGGAAACCGTTCCGTCATCGGTGACCGTCGACTGGTCGTTCCCGGTCAACCGCATCGGCCATACCGCGGCCAAATCGACGCCCCGGCCGACGCCCGACGGTGAGACGGTGCTGATCGCCGGCGACGACGGTCGGATTCACGCCGTCAGACCGACCGGCGAACACCGGTGGGAACGCGAGACCGGGGCCGGCAGAAGCCTCGGCTTCCACGGGACGCCGGCGATCGCCGACGGCACCGCCTACATCGGCGGCTACGACGGTGAACTCTACGCCGTCGACATCGACTCCGGAAGCACGATCTGGCACACCCGAATGCGCGAGTTCGGCGATGCGATCGCGATCGGCTCGAGCCCCGCGTACGTCGACGGCTCGCTCTATCTCCTCACCGAACACAAGAACCCCGCCAGCGGCGCGCTGTGGGAGGTCGACGCCGCGACCGGGAATCCGACCTGGAGCGACGACCGCATCTGGGGGATGCCCCATCCCTCGCCCGCGATAGACTGCGAGGCCGGCCGGCTCGTCACCGGCTCCAACGACGGCGTCGTCTACTGCTGGGAGTTTCCCTCCCTCGAGTTCGCCTGGTCGTTCCAGGCGGGCGGCGAGGGCGGCCCCGACGGGAAATCGATGGCCGACGGCCGATTCACTCTCGGTGCGCAGATCAAGGGGACGATCCCGACGTACGACGGCGCGGCGTTCGTGGGCTCCTGGGACGGCCGGTTCTACCGCCTCGATCTCGCCGACGGCAGCGAGGAGTGGTCGTTCGACACCGGCGACGTCGTCATGTCGAATCCGGCGATTGATCCCGACCAGGGCATCGTCTACGTCGGTAGCGATAGCCACTACGTCTACGCGCTCGAGGCCGCGACCGGCGACGAACTGTGGTCGACGGACGTCGACGGCCACGTCATCGGCTCGATCACTGCCACGGCCGAAACGATACTCGTCGGCTCCTACGACACCCACCTGTACGCACTCGACAGAGAAAGCGGTGACCGGCGGTGGCGAGTCGAAAACCACGGCCACGTGACCAGCGGCGCGATCCCCCGCGACGGCCGGATCTACTACGCCGAGCGCGGCGTTTTCTCGAACTACTACGACGATGACGAGGAGACGGTGCTCGAGAAGCCCGGCCGTGCGTACTGTCTGGTTCCGGACGAGTAA
- a CDS encoding phosphopantetheine adenylyltransferase has protein sequence MDVALGGTFDPVHDGHRRLFERAFELGDVTVGLTSDELAPKSRDVDRHVRSFDERKDALAAELESIAADHDREFEIRMLESPTGIATEPQFDYLVVSPETREGGKRINEIRRENGHDPLEVVVVPHLVADDGDIISSTRIVTGEIDEHGTVIDD, from the coding sequence ATGGACGTCGCGCTTGGTGGGACCTTCGACCCCGTTCATGACGGCCATCGACGGCTGTTCGAACGGGCGTTCGAACTCGGGGACGTGACGGTCGGGTTGACCAGCGACGAACTCGCACCGAAGTCGCGAGATGTCGATCGACACGTCCGATCGTTCGACGAACGCAAGGACGCACTCGCTGCCGAACTCGAGTCGATCGCGGCCGACCACGACCGCGAGTTCGAGATCCGAATGCTCGAGTCCCCGACGGGAATCGCGACCGAACCGCAGTTCGATTATCTCGTTGTCTCCCCCGAAACCCGCGAGGGCGGCAAACGGATCAACGAGATCCGCCGCGAGAACGGGCACGACCCGCTCGAGGTGGTCGTCGTTCCACACCTCGTCGCGGACGACGGCGACATCATCTCGAGCACCCGGATCGTCACGGGCGAGATCGACGAGCACGGGACCGTCATCGACGACTGA
- a CDS encoding NADP-dependent malic enzyme, with protein sequence MGLDEDSLEYHRTDPPGKIEISTTKPTNTQRDLSLAYSPGVAAPCLEIDADETDAYQYTAKGNLVGVVSNGSAVLGLGDIGAQASKPVMEGKGVLFKRFADIDVFDIELDEADPDKLVEAVKMMEPTFGGVNLEDIKAPECFTVEERLREEIDIPVFHDDQHGTAIISGAALINAADVAGKSLEELEIVFSGAGASAIATARFYVSLGCKKENITMCDSSGIITEERAAAGDVNEYKQQFARDVPEGGLADAMEEADVFVGLSIGGIVSQEMVQSMADNPIVFAMANPDPEIGYEDAKDARDDTVIMATGRSDYPNQVNNVLGFPFIFRGALDVRATEINEEMKVACAEALAELARQDVPDAVVKAYGDEAIQYGPNYIIPKPVDPRVLFRVAPAIAEAAMESGAARTEIDLEAYEEELEARLGKSREMMRVVLNKAKSDPKTVALAEGENEKMIRAAYQIQEQGIALPILIGDEDDIKQTSANLGLDFDPTVADPTVGDYEEYADRLHELRSRKGITRSEAGELIEHDTNYFGSVMVEQGDADALLTGLSHHYPSALRPPLQVIGTADDVDYAAGVYLLTFKNRVIFVADATVNQAPDEDVLAEVTRQTGKLARRFNVEPRAALLSYSNFGSVDNEGTRKPRKAASMLQDDPEVDFPVDGEMQADTAVVEDILEGTYGFSDLEQPANVLVFPNLESGNIGYKLLQRLGGADAIGPMLVGMDEPVHVLQRGDEVKDIVNLAGVAVVDAQQE encoded by the coding sequence ATGGGATTAGATGAGGATTCACTGGAGTATCACCGCACCGATCCACCCGGAAAAATAGAGATTTCGACCACGAAACCGACGAATACGCAGCGCGATCTCTCGCTCGCGTACTCGCCGGGCGTCGCCGCGCCGTGTCTCGAGATAGACGCGGACGAAACCGACGCGTACCAGTACACGGCCAAGGGTAATCTCGTCGGCGTCGTCTCGAACGGCTCCGCCGTGCTCGGACTGGGCGATATCGGCGCGCAAGCGTCGAAACCGGTCATGGAAGGGAAGGGCGTCCTGTTCAAGCGCTTCGCCGACATCGACGTCTTCGACATCGAACTCGACGAAGCCGATCCCGACAAACTCGTCGAGGCCGTCAAGATGATGGAACCCACCTTCGGTGGCGTCAATCTCGAGGACATCAAAGCGCCCGAGTGTTTCACCGTCGAGGAGCGCCTGCGCGAGGAGATCGACATCCCGGTCTTCCACGACGACCAGCACGGCACCGCGATCATCTCCGGCGCGGCGCTCATCAACGCCGCCGACGTCGCGGGGAAGTCGCTCGAGGAACTCGAGATCGTGTTCTCGGGAGCCGGCGCGAGCGCGATCGCGACGGCGCGGTTCTACGTCTCGCTGGGCTGTAAGAAGGAGAACATCACGATGTGTGATTCCTCGGGGATCATCACCGAGGAGCGCGCGGCGGCGGGCGACGTCAACGAGTACAAACAACAGTTCGCCCGCGACGTGCCCGAAGGGGGGCTCGCGGACGCGATGGAGGAGGCAGACGTCTTCGTCGGCCTCTCGATCGGCGGGATCGTCTCCCAGGAGATGGTCCAGTCCATGGCCGACAACCCGATCGTCTTCGCGATGGCCAACCCCGATCCGGAGATCGGTTACGAGGACGCCAAAGACGCCCGCGACGACACCGTCATCATGGCGACCGGCCGCTCCGACTATCCGAATCAGGTCAACAACGTCCTCGGGTTCCCCTTCATCTTCCGCGGCGCGCTCGACGTACGTGCGACCGAGATCAACGAGGAGATGAAGGTTGCCTGTGCCGAGGCGCTGGCCGAACTCGCTCGTCAGGACGTTCCCGACGCGGTCGTCAAGGCCTACGGCGACGAGGCGATTCAGTACGGCCCGAACTACATCATTCCCAAACCCGTCGACCCGCGGGTGCTCTTCCGCGTCGCACCGGCGATCGCCGAGGCCGCGATGGAGTCCGGTGCCGCGCGCACCGAGATCGACCTCGAGGCGTACGAGGAGGAACTCGAAGCCCGCCTCGGGAAATCGCGCGAGATGATGCGCGTCGTCCTCAACAAGGCCAAGAGCGACCCCAAAACGGTCGCGCTCGCGGAGGGCGAAAACGAGAAGATGATCCGGGCGGCCTACCAGATCCAGGAGCAGGGAATCGCCCTGCCGATCCTCATCGGCGACGAGGACGATATCAAGCAGACGTCCGCGAACCTGGGCCTCGACTTCGATCCGACCGTGGCCGACCCGACCGTCGGCGACTACGAGGAGTACGCCGATCGGCTTCACGAACTCCGCTCGCGCAAGGGGATCACGCGGAGCGAAGCCGGCGAACTCATCGAACACGACACCAACTACTTCGGCAGCGTGATGGTCGAGCAGGGCGACGCGGACGCGCTCCTGACCGGCCTCTCCCATCACTATCCGTCGGCGCTCCGGCCGCCGTTGCAGGTGATCGGCACCGCCGACGACGTCGACTACGCCGCCGGCGTCTACCTGCTCACGTTCAAGAACCGCGTCATCTTCGTGGCCGACGCGACGGTCAACCAGGCACCCGACGAGGACGTCCTCGCGGAGGTCACCAGACAGACTGGGAAACTCGCGCGGCGGTTCAACGTCGAACCGCGCGCCGCCTTGCTTTCGTACTCGAACTTCGGCAGCGTCGACAACGAGGGGACGCGCAAACCTCGAAAGGCGGCCTCGATGCTGCAGGACGATCCCGAGGTCGACTTCCCCGTCGACGGCGAGATGCAGGCCGACACCGCCGTCGTCGAGGACATCCTCGAGGGAACCTACGGCTTCTCGGACCTCGAGCAGCCCGCGAACGTGCTCGTCTTCCCGAACCTCGAGTCGGGTAACATCGGCTACAAACTGCTGCAGCGTCTCGGCGGCGCGGACGCCATCGGGCCGATGCTGGTCGGCATGGACGAGCCGGTCCACGTCCTCCAGCGGGGCGACGAGGTCAAGGACATCGTGAACCTCGCCGGCGTCGCGGTCGTCGACGCCCAGCAGGAGTAA
- the ppk1 gene encoding polyphosphate kinase 1 gives MNEGDTTENDEEGSKSDDRPTESATDDAAAFAFRSVLDGETGGEADSETADRPTEGRDDSSPTERTARWCDSDSTTSEAAKTATGSDDTDIDSSTASETATLPVPAEDADRVDASTETDSPAASDGIERSTTESGDSETDSSSVDLTRPSYYLNRELSELAFQRRVLHEVGDETNPLLERVKFLAIVTTNMDEFFRKRVGGLKQQIAAGVTEETPDGRTPREQWADVLEESRPLLERQAEWYREEIRPALADAGIHIVGYDDLTAVERRKLREYFESSVLPTLTPLTFDPAHSFPFISNQSLSLAVLTRERADTDLTFSRVKIPRNQLRFVQLGDDARYVRLEDIVRANLDLLFPDVEVVDTALFRVTRNAEVRRNEEVAEDLIEMIEEVIEERRFATAVRLEIERDAPDEIRDILTRELDLDDREVFALDGPLEYRDFADLTELDRPDLKLPEWSPQPHPRLGRCEDGTNVFDQIGDRDVLVHHPYHSFEETVQRFLEAAANDPDVLAIKAAIYRTASDSQVIESLIQAARNGKQVAVMVELKARFDEENNLEWAKKLEEEGIHVAYGTIGYKTHTKTSLVVREEDDGVRLYSHVGTGNYHSETAKRYEDLGLLTANRDIGQDLVRLFNYFTGHSMYRDYRKLLIAPGNMRDRFVELVRAEAERARDGDDARIVAKMNRLEDPAIVRELYEASIAGVDIDLIVRDICRLRPGLEGISETIDVYSVVGRFLEHSRIFYFRAGGEDRYYIGSADWMTRNLDSRVEAIAPIEDPRLQGRLETILETLLADDANRWVMRSDGSYDRCRADEDGATTNVHETFMRSALADVRNDPRT, from the coding sequence ATGAACGAGGGAGATACAACCGAGAACGACGAAGAGGGGTCGAAATCGGACGACCGACCGACTGAATCCGCGACTGACGACGCGGCCGCGTTTGCCTTTCGATCAGTACTGGACGGTGAAACGGGTGGAGAGGCGGACTCGGAGACGGCCGACCGACCCACGGAGGGTCGCGACGACTCGAGCCCGACCGAGCGAACTGCACGGTGGTGTGATTCCGATTCGACAACGTCGGAGGCGGCGAAAACAGCTACTGGAAGCGATGACACCGATATCGACTCGAGTACCGCCAGCGAAACGGCGACGCTCCCCGTTCCGGCCGAGGACGCCGACCGCGTCGATGCGTCCACCGAGACCGACTCGCCGGCCGCATCCGATGGGATCGAACGATCGACCACCGAGTCCGGGGACTCGGAGACCGACTCCTCGAGCGTCGATCTCACGCGCCCGTCCTACTACCTGAACCGTGAACTCAGCGAACTCGCCTTTCAGCGTCGCGTCCTCCACGAGGTGGGTGACGAGACGAATCCGCTCTTAGAGCGGGTGAAGTTCCTCGCGATCGTCACGACGAACATGGACGAGTTCTTCCGCAAGCGGGTCGGGGGACTGAAACAGCAGATCGCGGCCGGCGTCACCGAAGAGACGCCGGACGGTCGTACGCCGCGAGAGCAGTGGGCGGACGTTCTCGAGGAATCCCGGCCGCTGCTCGAGCGCCAGGCCGAGTGGTACCGCGAGGAGATCCGACCCGCATTGGCGGACGCGGGGATTCACATCGTCGGGTACGACGACCTCACCGCCGTCGAGCGCCGGAAGCTGCGCGAGTACTTCGAGAGCTCCGTCCTCCCAACCTTGACCCCGCTGACGTTCGATCCGGCCCACTCGTTCCCGTTCATTTCGAACCAGAGCCTCTCGCTGGCCGTCCTGACGCGAGAACGGGCCGATACCGATCTCACCTTCTCGCGGGTAAAGATCCCGCGCAACCAGCTCCGGTTCGTCCAGCTCGGTGACGACGCGCGGTACGTCCGCCTCGAGGACATCGTTCGAGCGAATCTCGATCTGCTCTTTCCGGACGTCGAGGTGGTCGACACCGCGTTGTTCCGGGTGACGCGCAACGCTGAGGTCCGGCGCAACGAGGAGGTCGCCGAGGACCTGATCGAGATGATCGAGGAGGTCATCGAAGAACGCCGGTTTGCCACCGCCGTCCGGCTCGAGATCGAGCGCGACGCGCCCGACGAGATCCGCGACATCCTCACGCGCGAACTCGACCTCGACGATCGGGAGGTGTTCGCGCTCGACGGCCCGCTCGAGTACCGCGATTTCGCGGACCTGACCGAACTCGACCGACCGGATCTGAAGCTTCCCGAGTGGTCGCCACAGCCCCATCCGCGACTGGGGCGGTGCGAGGACGGAACGAACGTGTTCGACCAGATCGGCGACCGCGACGTGCTCGTCCACCACCCCTACCACTCCTTCGAGGAGACCGTCCAGCGGTTCCTCGAGGCCGCGGCGAACGACCCCGACGTGCTCGCGATCAAGGCAGCCATCTACCGGACCGCCAGCGATTCGCAGGTGATCGAGAGCCTGATTCAGGCCGCTCGCAACGGCAAACAGGTGGCCGTCATGGTCGAGCTGAAGGCCCGCTTCGACGAGGAGAACAACCTCGAGTGGGCGAAGAAGCTCGAGGAGGAGGGGATCCACGTCGCCTACGGGACGATCGGGTACAAGACCCACACGAAAACGTCACTGGTGGTCCGCGAGGAGGACGACGGGGTGCGCCTTTACTCCCACGTCGGGACCGGTAACTACCACTCCGAGACCGCGAAGCGCTACGAGGATCTGGGCCTGCTCACGGCCAACCGAGACATCGGGCAGGATCTCGTCAGGCTGTTCAACTACTTCACGGGCCACTCGATGTATCGGGACTACCGGAAACTGCTCATCGCCCCGGGGAACATGCGCGATCGCTTCGTCGAACTCGTTCGAGCCGAAGCCGAGCGCGCCCGCGACGGCGACGACGCCCGTATCGTCGCGAAGATGAATCGGTTAGAGGATCCGGCGATCGTTCGCGAACTCTACGAGGCGTCGATAGCCGGCGTCGATATCGACCTCATCGTTCGCGACATCTGTCGGCTTCGGCCCGGACTCGAGGGGATCAGCGAGACGATCGACGTCTACAGCGTCGTCGGCCGGTTCCTCGAGCACTCGAGGATCTTCTACTTCCGCGCCGGCGGCGAGGACCGATACTACATCGGCTCGGCCGACTGGATGACCCGCAATCTCGATAGCCGGGTCGAGGCGATCGCGCCGATCGAAGACCCGCGCCTTCAGGGGCGACTCGAGACGATCCTCGAGACCCTGCTGGCGGACGATGCGAACAGATGGGTGATGCGGTCGGACGGGAGCTACGATCGGTGTCGGGCCGACGAGGACGGAGCGACGACGAACGTCCACGAGACGTTCATGCGTTCCGCACTCGCCGACGTTCGGAACGATCCTCGGACGTAA
- a CDS encoding 2,5-diamino-6-(ribosylamino)-4(3H)-pyrimidinone 5'-phosphate reductase, whose product MHVVVNAAASADGKLSSRRREQIAISGEADFARVDRLRAASDAVVVGVGTVLADDPHLTVKDEELRSQRREDGRPANPARVVVDSSGRTPTDAAVLDDAATTYVCLSEDAPVDRRAALADCAELVTAGDERVDLLRAFATLQEQGLERIMVEGGGELIFSLFEAGLVDELRLFVGPKIIGGRDAPTLADGEGFVADFPTLELADVDRLDDGVLLTWRVDER is encoded by the coding sequence ATGCACGTCGTCGTCAACGCCGCCGCGAGCGCGGACGGCAAGCTTTCCTCGCGCCGGCGCGAACAGATCGCGATCAGCGGCGAGGCGGACTTCGCACGCGTCGATCGGCTCCGGGCGGCGAGCGACGCCGTCGTCGTCGGCGTCGGAACCGTCCTCGCGGACGATCCGCACCTGACCGTCAAGGACGAGGAGTTGCGCTCCCAGCGCCGGGAGGACGGCCGTCCCGCCAATCCCGCGCGGGTGGTCGTCGACTCGAGCGGACGGACCCCGACGGACGCGGCGGTCCTCGACGACGCGGCGACGACCTACGTCTGTCTGAGCGAGGACGCACCCGTCGATCGCCGCGCGGCCCTCGCCGACTGCGCCGAGTTGGTCACGGCGGGCGACGAGCGAGTCGACCTCCTCCGCGCGTTCGCGACGCTACAGGAGCAGGGCCTCGAGCGGATCATGGTCGAGGGCGGCGGCGAGCTCATCTTCTCGCTGTTCGAGGCCGGACTGGTCGACGAGCTACGGCTGTTCGTCGGCCCGAAGATAATCGGCGGTCGCGACGCCCCGACGCTGGCCGACGGCGAGGGGTTCGTCGCCGACTTTCCGACGCTCGAGCTCGCGGACGTCGACCGGCTCGACGACGGTGTCTTGCTGACCTGGCGAGTCGACGAACGATAG
- a CDS encoding cyclin: MHSARDRIEYEPWLEELETVADRLELTTEARSCAADLFLADVPDADRSKRAVLAASLYAGSLVAGDGRTQGAVADAADVSRLSIQSRWKELLESAGLEPPRW, from the coding sequence ATGCACAGCGCCCGGGATCGCATCGAATACGAACCGTGGCTCGAGGAACTCGAGACCGTTGCGGACCGGCTCGAGCTGACGACGGAGGCCCGTTCGTGTGCCGCCGATCTCTTCCTCGCAGACGTTCCAGACGCCGATCGCTCGAAGCGAGCGGTGCTCGCTGCCAGTCTCTACGCCGGTTCGCTCGTCGCCGGTGATGGTCGCACTCAGGGCGCAGTCGCCGACGCTGCCGACGTCTCCCGACTGTCGATCCAGTCCCGCTGGAAGGAACTGCTCGAGTCGGCCGGGCTCGAACCGCCCCGCTGGTAG
- a CDS encoding phosphate uptake regulator PhoU, with the protein METRKVQVTGGSTYTVSLPKTWATENDVSSGTTVEFYPEDDELLLTPERETRRQEGTLDVSGLADEQLMRAVMTMYVSGFDVISLEAGRITTDQRSAIRDATQRLVGVEVLEETSDSVVIQDLLDSSELSIVNAVTRMRLIAKSMLEDAVTALIENDDDIARDVIERDDDVDRLWLVVSRIFRSTLRSPRAVEELGVSREACFDFHSSARQLERIADHAVKISDIALKLDELPADVADALHGLHAEAASVFDQSMDALFADDSEEATRLGHDALAAVLEIDEYTRQIDDKLRDLEPAQAQSLGLIVDSLSRSADYGGNIAETALQKAAPRP; encoded by the coding sequence ATGGAGACGCGAAAAGTCCAGGTGACTGGCGGGTCGACGTACACCGTTTCGCTGCCGAAAACGTGGGCGACGGAAAACGACGTGAGCAGCGGGACGACTGTCGAATTCTATCCCGAGGACGACGAGCTGCTCCTCACCCCCGAACGCGAAACGCGCCGACAAGAGGGGACGCTGGACGTCTCCGGGCTCGCGGACGAACAGCTCATGCGAGCGGTGATGACGATGTACGTCAGCGGCTTCGACGTCATCTCGCTGGAGGCGGGCCGGATCACGACCGATCAGCGCAGCGCAATCCGCGATGCGACCCAGCGACTCGTCGGGGTCGAGGTGCTCGAGGAAACCAGCGACAGCGTGGTCATCCAGGATTTGCTTGACTCCTCGGAGCTGTCGATCGTCAACGCCGTCACGCGGATGCGCCTGATCGCCAAATCGATGCTCGAGGACGCGGTGACCGCGCTGATCGAGAACGACGACGACATCGCTCGCGACGTGATCGAGCGCGATGACGACGTCGACCGGCTCTGGCTCGTCGTCTCGCGGATCTTCCGCTCGACACTTCGGTCACCGCGCGCCGTCGAGGAACTGGGCGTCTCGCGCGAGGCCTGTTTCGACTTCCACTCGAGCGCGCGCCAACTCGAGCGGATCGCCGACCACGCCGTCAAGATCAGCGATATCGCGCTTAAACTCGACGAGCTCCCCGCCGACGTGGCCGACGCCCTCCACGGACTCCACGCCGAAGCCGCGAGCGTCTTCGACCAGTCGATGGACGCGCTGTTCGCCGACGATTCCGAGGAGGCGACTCGGCTGGGCCACGACGCGCTCGCGGCCGTCCTCGAGATCGACGAGTACACCCGCCAGATCGACGACAAGCTCCGCGACCTCGAGCCGGCACAGGCCCAGTCGCTGGGGCTGATCGTCGACTCGCTGTCCCGGAGCGCCGACTACGGCGGCAACATTGCCGAGACGGCGTTACAGAAGGCGGCACCGCGGCCCTGA
- a CDS encoding 30S ribosomal protein S8e encodes MQDQGRSTRKRTGGRLKNVRNSRKDELGRLPTETEVGEPRFRTIDVHGNGTKTRALATNVASVNKGDETVPADIEDVVENDANPNYIRRNIITKGAVIETSEGRARVRSRPGQTGQVTAVLLEE; translated from the coding sequence ATGCAAGATCAGGGACGCTCTACGCGCAAGCGAACCGGTGGCCGACTGAAGAACGTTCGAAATAGCCGCAAAGACGAACTCGGTCGACTGCCGACGGAGACCGAGGTCGGCGAGCCGCGATTCCGGACCATCGATGTCCACGGTAACGGCACGAAAACGCGAGCGCTCGCAACGAACGTCGCGAGCGTCAACAAGGGCGACGAGACGGTGCCCGCGGATATCGAGGACGTCGTCGAGAACGACGCCAACCCGAACTACATCCGCCGGAACATCATCACCAAGGGAGCCGTCATCGAAACGAGCGAGGGTCGGGCCCGCGTCCGGTCCCGACCCGGTCAGACCGGTCAGGTCACCGCCGTTCTCCTCGAGGAGTAA
- a CDS encoding enoyl-CoA hydratase/isomerase family protein, which translates to MSWDTVRLEWDGDVATLTVDRPDALNALNVETLEAMGEALETAADEDARVLVLTGAGDAFIAGADIKYMRDLSAEAAQEWGELGHDVADALEAFPAPTVAAVNGYAFGGGCEMALACDLRVAAESALIGNTEIDLGIIPGWGATQRLPRLVGDETARRMIFLGERLDADSAAEAGLFGEVVPDDDLESVVGELADRLAAQPAFAMRTAKQALNQGLEGSQESGLAYEKRAFASLFGTHDQREGMAAFVEDRDPEFE; encoded by the coding sequence ATGTCATGGGACACAGTCCGACTCGAGTGGGACGGTGACGTTGCAACACTGACCGTCGACCGCCCCGACGCGCTCAACGCGTTGAACGTCGAGACGCTCGAGGCGATGGGCGAGGCGCTCGAGACGGCCGCGGACGAGGACGCGCGCGTTCTCGTCCTGACGGGTGCCGGCGACGCGTTCATCGCCGGTGCGGACATCAAATACATGCGGGATCTCTCCGCCGAAGCGGCCCAGGAGTGGGGCGAACTCGGTCACGACGTGGCCGACGCGCTCGAGGCGTTTCCCGCGCCGACGGTCGCCGCGGTCAACGGCTATGCGTTCGGCGGCGGCTGCGAGATGGCGCTGGCCTGCGACCTGCGGGTCGCGGCCGAATCGGCGCTGATCGGCAACACCGAGATCGATCTCGGTATCATTCCGGGCTGGGGAGCCACCCAGCGGCTGCCGCGGCTGGTCGGCGACGAGACCGCGCGCCGAATGATCTTCCTCGGCGAACGGCTCGACGCCGACTCCGCGGCAGAGGCGGGGCTGTTCGGCGAGGTCGTCCCCGATGACGACCTCGAGAGCGTCGTCGGCGAACTGGCCGACCGGCTCGCTGCACAGCCAGCGTTCGCCATGCGAACCGCAAAACAGGCACTTAATCAGGGGCTCGAGGGCTCCCAGGAGAGCGGGCTCGCCTACGAGAAACGCGCCTTCGCGAGCCTCTTCGGCACGCACGATCAGCGCGAGGGAATGGCGGCGTTCGTCGAGGATCGCGATCCGGAGTTCGAGTGA